One Sphingomonas sp. LHG3406-1 genomic window carries:
- the cueR gene encoding Cu(I)-responsive transcriptional regulator, producing MKIGQISTASGVSQRMIRHYEKIGLIPQAARRDSGYRDYDERDLHTLHFIGRARDVGFPIEDIRQLLQLWQDRSRSSADVKTLALARAEELGRKARQLEEMRATLQGLADACSGDDRPDCPILAGLESAKCKLEGT from the coding sequence GTGAAAATCGGGCAAATCTCTACGGCAAGCGGTGTAAGCCAGCGGATGATCCGGCACTACGAGAAGATCGGCTTGATACCTCAGGCAGCCAGGCGCGACTCCGGCTATCGCGATTATGACGAGCGCGATCTCCATACGCTTCACTTCATAGGCCGAGCGAGAGACGTCGGCTTTCCTATCGAGGACATTCGGCAGCTTCTGCAGCTTTGGCAGGACCGTTCCCGTTCCAGCGCCGATGTTAAGACACTGGCTCTCGCCAGGGCAGAAGAACTCGGCCGTAAGGCCCGCCAACTAGAGGAGATGCGGGCCACTCTGCAGGGCCTTGCCGATGCCTGCAGCGGTGATGATAGGCCTGATTGCCCCATCTTGGCGGGCCTTGAATCCGCAAAGTGTAAACTAGAAGGCACTTGA
- a CDS encoding helix-turn-helix transcriptional regulator, producing MTAEEALAALAALSNPTRLETFRLLVRQEPTGLTTGEIVSQIGITQSTLSTHLAVLAKAKLVRAEKQGRNQVQHAEVDTLRELMLFLAKDCCSGSPQLCDPLIAELTCR from the coding sequence ATGACAGCGGAAGAAGCTCTAGCCGCGCTGGCGGCGCTCTCGAACCCGACCCGGCTTGAGACTTTCCGGCTCCTCGTCCGACAGGAACCCACCGGGCTTACGACAGGCGAGATCGTGAGCCAGATTGGTATCACCCAAAGCACCTTATCCACACACCTTGCAGTGCTTGCGAAGGCCAAACTGGTGCGAGCCGAAAAGCAGGGCCGCAATCAGGTCCAGCATGCCGAGGTCGATACGCTCCGCGAGCTGATGCTCTTCCTGGCCAAGGATTGTTGCAGTGGAAGTCCGCAACTCTGTGACCCGCTGATCGCCGAACTCACCTGCCGCTGA
- the arsC gene encoding arsenate reductase (glutaredoxin) (This arsenate reductase requires both glutathione and glutaredoxin to convert arsenate to arsenite, after which the efflux transporter formed by ArsA and ArsB can extrude the arsenite from the cell, providing resistance.): protein MTDIVIYHNPACGTSRNVLAMIRNSGVEPHVVEYLKTPLARALLVELIKRAAMKPRDLLREKGTPFAELGLQDASLSDEALIDAMIEHPILINRPLVVTPLGVKLCRPSEAVLDILPDPQGGAFAKEDGEQVVDTAGQKLS, encoded by the coding sequence ATGACCGACATCGTGATCTACCATAATCCTGCCTGCGGCACGTCGCGTAACGTGCTGGCAATGATCCGCAACTCCGGCGTCGAGCCCCACGTGGTCGAGTATCTGAAGACCCCACTGGCGCGGGCCTTGCTCGTCGAGTTGATCAAACGAGCCGCAATGAAACCACGCGACCTGCTGCGGGAGAAGGGCACCCCCTTTGCTGAACTTGGACTGCAGGACGCCAGTCTCTCTGACGAGGCGCTGATCGACGCTATGATCGAGCACCCGATACTCATCAATCGGCCTTTGGTGGTGACGCCCTTGGGAGTGAAGCTCTGCCGCCCATCCGAGGCGGTGCTCGATATCTTGCCCGATCCCCAAGGCGGCGCCTTCGCCAAGGAGGATGGCGAGCAGGTAGTCGACACCGCTGGCCAGAAGCTGAGCTGA